The Pollutimonas sp. M17 sequence GTCACCACCTATGCGGAAAACATCGGCGTCATGACGGTTACCCGAATCTATTCCACCCTGGTCTTCGTGGTGGCCGCCTGCATCGCCATCCTGCTGGGCTTTTCGCCCAAATTCGGCGCATTGATCCAGATCATTCCGGGTCCGGTGCTGGGCGGGATGTCGGTCGTGGTGTTCGGCCTGATCGCTGTGGCCGGCGCCCGCATCTGGGTGGTCAACCAGGTCGATTTCAGCGACAACCGCAACCTGATCGTCGCCGCCGTCACCCTGGTGCTGGGAGCCGGCAATTTTTCCATCCAGTTCGGTGCATTCAAGCTGGACGGCATCGGCACGGCAACTTTCGGCGCGATCATTCTATACGCGCTGCTGCGGATAGGTGTGCCCACGCGCGGCGTAGCAAAATAGAAAGCCGCTGCCTGGCCTGTTGAAATAGGGCAGGCCAGCCTTCAGCTTGGCATCGTTACTGCTTACGGGTATGGAGGGGGCAGGTATCCAGCCCAAGCAGGCGATAGGCGGGGCATCTGCCAGCCAGCCCCGTAAGCAAGGGTATGATGCCCAACCAGCCCCACCATCCGATGGTGCCGACCGCCGCCAACGCAATTAGCGCGGCGCCCACGATGATGCGTAGCGTGCGGTCGATAATGCCTACATTGATCTTCATGTTGACTCCCGTCTGAAGCAAGTGCCGGTCTCCCGGCGGAAAATGGTTGCCGGGCCTGTCGCAGCGGCCTCATGCTTGCGCGGAACGTTGCCGGTAATTTTGCTTTAACGCAGGGCACGCTGATTCCAGGGCATTTTCATCAGCAAGCGAGCCAGGCCGCAAAAGCCCGACAGCCCCGCAAACACGAGGCCAGCGCCCACAAAACCGGATATCAGAAAAAACCAGGCCGATACGGTGAGGCCAAGCATGATGCCGAGCAGGATCAGGATTCCGGCGGCGATCTGAACCTGGCGCTGCAACTCCATCGGCTGTGACGTGTCGGCCTCCACTGGCAGCCCTGCCTTCCTCCAGGCATTCAATCCACCCTCGATCAAATAGGCGTCGCCGGCCACGCATGCGTTCAACCTATGCGCGTTGGCATGCGTGCGGTTGCCGGAACGGCAAAGAAAGATAACGGCGGCGTTTACGGGTAGCGACCCGGGACGCAAGGCGTCGATAGGCAAATGTTGCGCACCGGCGATGTGTTCGCGCGCGTGTTCGTTTGCGGAGCGGATGTCGACCAGGATAGCTCCCTGGCTCATGAGGCCCTGCGCATCGCGCGGGGAGAGGGGTTTCAGTGTCATTCGATGACTCTCCATGCCAAATTCGCGGATCCGGCCCGCCACGGGCGGCGATGTCCGCCAGGCGCATGCGTCTAAGGACAAAAGATGCGCTTGAGCGTCCCGATCAGCAATGCGGCATCGGGGTTGTCGATACGGTAGTACAAGGCTTGCGCCTCGCGCCGGTAAGTCACCAGTCCATCTTCACGCATCCTGGCCAGATGCTGGGAAAGGGCGGACTGGCTCAAGTTGACGTGCTCCAGCAAAGTACCGACTGTCATCTCTTTCTGTTCAATCAATAGGCACAGCACCAGCAACCGGTTTTCATTGCCTACGGCTCGAAGCAGGGCAGCGGCTTTTGACGCGCCTTCCCTCAGGAATTGCCGATTCTTTTCATTTGATGCCATACGATTCCGATTGTCCTTGATATATGTCATATAAGATTAATCTAATTTAGATTATTCTAATAAAAAGAACGCCGCCTGACAATTCAAACAGGGAGAGGGGTATGAAAAAAAGGGTGATACGCACTGAAGGCCCGCCGCGCGCGCCCGCTGTCTTGTCCAGTCCCGGGATGCGGCGGCGCGATTTCCTGATGCTGGGGGCCGCGGGCGCCTTGGGGGCGGCCTTTCCCGCCGCAGGCGCCCGCCTGCCGGACAAGGTCGGGACGCCGGCCCATATCGTCATCCTTGGCGCGGGCGCGGCGGGATTGTCAACCGCGTCGCGACTGGTTCAGCGATTGGAGGGCGCGCGCATCACATTGATCGATGCCCGCAAGGCCCATTACTATCAACCCGGTTTCACTTTGGTAGGCGGCGGCATCAAGCCGGCCAGCTATGTCGTGTCGTCCACATCGGAATATGTGCCGCGCGGCGTCGACCTGATTGAAGAGCGTGTGGCGGAAATCGATCCTGAAGGCCGCAAGGTGGTCACCGAGGGCGGTACGACTCTTGTTTACGATTTTCTCATCGTGGCGGTGGGCATGGAACTGGACTATGAGGCGATCGACGGCATGGAAGTCCGCCTGATCGGCAGCCAGGGAATAGGCAGCATCTACAATGGTCCCGACGCGGCGGCGGCCACATGGCGCGCCATGTCGGAGTTTGCCGACAAGGGCGGCAAGGGGGTGTTCCTTCGTCCCAACACGGAAATGAAGTGCGCCGGCGCGCCGCTGAAGTACACCTTCATTACCGAGGACCATCTGGTTCGCCGCGGCAAGCGCGGTAAAGCCGAGATCGTCTACAACGCCAACAATCAGGCGCTTTTCAGCGTGCCCATTGTGTCAGAGAAGGTGCGCATGCTGTTCCAGCAGCGCGACATCAGGGTTAATTATCAGCGTGTGCTGCAGGCGATAGACCCGGGCCGGCGCATCGCCACCTTTCGTACGCCGGACGGCATGGAGGAGCAGAATTATGACTTCATTCACGTAATACCTCCCATGCGTGCGCCCGAGGCCGTGCGCAACAGTCCGCTGCCCTGGCAACAGGGAGCGTGGGCCGACGAGGGTTGGGCGGAAGTGGATCGGGGCACCTTGCGGCATGTGCGCTATGCCAATGTTTACGGGATAGGCGATATTGCCGGTGTGCCCAAGGGCAAGACGGCGGCCAGCGTGAAGTGGCAGGTGCCGGTTGCCGTGGACCACCTTGTGGCCGATATCCAGGGGAAAACGTCGGATGCTTTGTACACGGGCTATACATCATGCCCGTTGATCACCCGCCTGGGCCGGGCCATGCTGGTCGAGTTCGATTATCAGAACAACTTGGTGCCGTCCTTTCCGGGAATAGTGGCGCCGCTTGAAGAGCTATGGGTGACTTGGGTCATGAAGACCATGGGGCTCCGGCCCACCTATATCGCCATGCTGCGCGGAAAGGCGTGAGGAGAATGTCATGAAGGATATGGACTTGATGATTTTGCTGGCGGTGTTCCAGGAAATGATGGGGCCGCTGTTATGGGTCGTGCTGGTGCTGATTGCCGCGGGCCTGGCCGCTTTTGTGGCCTTGCTGACCGCCGAGCGGGGCTTGCGGTCGCGCAGGCTGGTCCGGTCCCAGGCATTGGGCTTGGTGGGCGGGGCGCTGGCTTTGGTGTTGATGGCCAAGGTGTCGTCATCCGGCTACACTAATGCCGGCGGGCCGGTCGATTGGCTCTTGATTGCCTTTGTATTTGGCATCGGATTGGTCGGTACGACCATCGTGCTCTATACGCTGGCAGGATGGTGGACCCACCGTGCGTAAGCGGAAAAATGAGCGCTTCAGTCACCTCTTGTAGCGAATAAGCCATGGGCTTGCATTTTCCCTGAAGTTTACCGACAATAGCTACATCTCCCCGGTTTGCATCCAGGCCGGGGTTTTATTTTGAGCTAGACCCAATTGTTGTTTACAGCTATAAAAAACCAACGATTCCTTTAGTTCGCATCAACGGGCGGTGTTCTCCGCCCAAGCAATTATTTACTAGGCGCTCCTTTGTGGGGAGCGTCTTTTTACTTTTAATTCAGGAATAGCTATGTCCGCGATACCGTTGACAACACGCGGCGCTGAGCGCTTGCAAGCAGAATTACATCGTCTTAAGACCGTCGAGCGTCCCGCGGTCATCAATGCCATCGCCGAGGCCCGCGCCCAGGGCGACTTGTCGGAAAACGCCGAATACGACGCCGCGCGCGAGCGCCAGGCCTTCGTGGAAGGGCGGATCCAGGAACTGGAGGGCACCCTGTCCAATGCGCAGGTCATCGATCCGGCCTCGCTGGACGTCGACGGCAAGGCGGTGTTCGGCGCCACCGTCGAAATCGAAGATCTGGAATCGGGCGAACGCGTCACCTATCAAATCGTGGGCGACGTCGAGGCCGATATCCGGTCCAACCTCATTTCCGTCTCCAGTCCGGTGGCCCGGGCCCTGATCGGCAAGGGCGAAGGCGATGTGGTCGAAGTCAAGGCGCCGGCGGGCATACGCGAATTCGAAGTCCTCAACGTCAGCTATCTGTAGCAGGCCGGCGTTGCACGCCACCCTCCTGTAAAATACCCGCATCGACGGCCAAAGAAAAAGCCCATACACAGATCGTGTTGGGCTTTATAATTTGCGCGCCGCGAAGCCATGCGCCCGCAAGCGCATGCTGGTTGGGATGTCAGCGTTTTCCGGGCCGCAGGTTGCGGCGGGCGCCGGCGCGCAGTGATAGCGCGCTGCCCGAGCGGCGCGGAATGCCATGGTCGGCGCGCTCCGCCGATGCCGCGCCGCGACGGGCACGGGGCGCAGCCGTTTCGGGCTTGTCGGCCTTCTGGGCCGCGCGCTTGGCTTTTTCCGTGCGGCGGGTACGCGTCACGCCTTCGGCCGCAAGCTTCTTGGGCGTGTGGGGTTCCGACGGCTTGCGCACCGCGCGGGTTGCGTTTTGTTCTTCGGCCTTGGCGCGCTGCGCGGCGGCGTCGGGCCTGTAGATGATCAGCGTCTTGCCAAGGTGGTGGACCAGCGCGCAGGACAAGGTCTCGCAGATGGTTTCCTGCATGGCGTTGCGCGCTTCGCGTTCCTCGCCCGCGATGCGGACCTTGATCAACTGGTGCGCATTCAGGTTGAGGTCGATTTCTTTGAGCACCGATTCGGACAGGCCGCGGTCGCCAATCAGGACGACCGGACGCAAGGGGTGGGCGGCGGCGCGCAGGGCGCTACGCTCTTGGGAAGTAATGTCAAGTTTTGGCATGATGAGATTGTACGGGAATGGCCAAAAAAAAATTCTCAAAAGAGTGGATTCAGCAACATATTAATGATCCCTACGTCAAAATGGCGCAACAGAAGGGATACCGGGCCCGGGCGGCTTTCAAGCTTTCCGAGATCCTCGATACCGAGAAGCTGATGCGGCCCGGCGACATCGTCGTCGACCTGGGTTCGGCGCCGGGCAGCTGGTCGCAAGTGGCCCGCGAGCGCCTGGTGGGCCCGGGCGGCGTCATCAAGGGGCGCGTCGTCGCCCTGGACATGCTGCCCATGGAGCCCATTGCCGGGGTCGAGTTCATACAGGGCGACTTCCGCGAGGATGCCGTGCTCGAACAGCTGAAAGATCTGCTGGGAGATGCGCAGGTGGATCTTGTTATATCCGATATGGCCCCCAATTTATCAGGTGTGGGCTCGGCGGATTCAGCTAGAATTCAGCATGTGTGCGACCTGGCCCTTGATTTTGCCTGCGGGCACCTCAAGCCCGAAGGCGCATTGATCGTCAAAGCCTTCCATGGCAGCGGCTTCTCGCAGATCGTCGAATCCTTCAAGCGGCACTTTCAGAAAGTGGTCGAGCGCAAGCCCAAGGCGTCGCGCGACAAGTCTTCCGAGACCTTCCTGGTGGGGCGGCGTTTGAAGCGGTAGGGACGGGGTGGTTTTCCTAAACGCGATTCTTTCTATCGGGTAGAATGAGTCATTGACATACTTGTTTTGCTGCCGTTATTGCGGGGGTTTGGCAAGCTGATTTACAAGTAGGAGGTTGGCTTTGAACAACTCGTTTTCCAAGGTCGCGATCTGGATGGTGATCGCGCTGGTCCTGTTCACTGTATTCAAGCAGTTCGACGGACGCGCCACCACGACTGAAACCGTGACCTATACCCAATTCATGAACGATGCGCAGGCGGGCCGCATCAGCAAGGTGGACATCCAGGGCGACACCCTGTATGTCACGCCCGATGCCGGCCGCCCCTACAGCCTGACGTCGCCCGGCGACCTCTGGATGGTGCCCGAACTCGTCAAGTCGGGCGTGCAGGTTTCCGGCAAGGCGCGCGAAGAACCCTCCTTCCTGACCAGCCTGTTCATTTCCTGGTTCCCCATGCTGCTGTTGATCGGCGTATGGATCTTCTTCATGCGCCAGATGCAGGGCGGCGGCAAGGGCGGGGCGTTCAGCTTCGGCAAATCGCGCGCCCGCATGCTCGACGAAAACACCAATCACATTACCTTTGCCGACGTCGCCGGCTGCGACGAGGCCAAGGAAGATGTCCAGGAACTGGTCGATTTCCTGCGCGACCCCACCAAGTTCCAGCGCCTGGGCGGACGCATCCCGCGCGGCGTGCTGATGGTCGGCTCGCCCGGCACCGGCAAGACCCTGCTGGCCAAGGCCATCGCCGGCGAGGCCAAAGTGCCTTTCTTCAGCATTTCGGGCTCCGATTTCGTCGAAATGTTCGTCGGCGTGGGCGCGGCCCGCGTGCGCGACATGTTCGAAAACGCCAAGAAGCAGGCGCCCTGCATCATCTTCATCGATGAAATCGACGCGGTCGGCCGCCAGCGCGGTGCCGGCCTGGGCGGCGGCAACGACGAGCGCGAACAAACCCTGAACCAGTTGCTGGTCGAGATGGACGGTTTCGAAACCGGCCAGGGCGTGCTGGTCATCGCCGCCACCAACCGTCCCGACGTGCTCGATCCCGCGCTCCTGCGTCCGGGCCGCTTCGACCGCCAGGTCGTGGTGTCCCTGCCCGACATCCGCGGGCGCGAGCAGATCCTCAAAGTCCACATGCGCAAGGTGCCCCTGGCCACCAACGTCGATGCCCTGGTGCTGGCACGCGGCACGCCCGGCTTCTCGGGCGCCGACCTGGCCAACCTGGTCAACGAGGCCGCCCTGTTCGCGGCCCGCCGCAATGGCCGCACGGTCGACATGAGCGACTTTGAAAAGGCCAAGGACAAGATCATCATGGGCGCCGAGCGCCGCTCCATGATCATGCCCGAGGAAGAGCGCCGCAACACGGCCTATCACGAGTCGGGCCACGCCCTGGTGGCGCGCATGCTGCC is a genomic window containing:
- a CDS encoding rhodanese family protein, which encodes MTLKPLSPRDAQGLMSQGAILVDIRSANEHAREHIAGAQHLPIDALRPGSLPVNAAVIFLCRSGNRTHANAHRLNACVAGDAYLIEGGLNAWRKAGLPVEADTSQPMELQRQVQIAAGILILLGIMLGLTVSAWFFLISGFVGAGLVFAGLSGFCGLARLLMKMPWNQRALR
- the greA gene encoding transcription elongation factor GreA; translated protein: MSAIPLTTRGAERLQAELHRLKTVERPAVINAIAEARAQGDLSENAEYDAARERQAFVEGRIQELEGTLSNAQVIDPASLDVDGKAVFGATVEIEDLESGERVTYQIVGDVEADIRSNLISVSSPVARALIGKGEGDVVEVKAPAGIREFEVLNVSYL
- a CDS encoding NAD(P)/FAD-dependent oxidoreductase produces the protein MKKRVIRTEGPPRAPAVLSSPGMRRRDFLMLGAAGALGAAFPAAGARLPDKVGTPAHIVILGAGAAGLSTASRLVQRLEGARITLIDARKAHYYQPGFTLVGGGIKPASYVVSSTSEYVPRGVDLIEERVAEIDPEGRKVVTEGGTTLVYDFLIVAVGMELDYEAIDGMEVRLIGSQGIGSIYNGPDAAAATWRAMSEFADKGGKGVFLRPNTEMKCAGAPLKYTFITEDHLVRRGKRGKAEIVYNANNQALFSVPIVSEKVRMLFQQRDIRVNYQRVLQAIDPGRRIATFRTPDGMEEQNYDFIHVIPPMRAPEAVRNSPLPWQQGAWADEGWAEVDRGTLRHVRYANVYGIGDIAGVPKGKTAASVKWQVPVAVDHLVADIQGKTSDALYTGYTSCPLITRLGRAMLVEFDYQNNLVPSFPGIVAPLEELWVTWVMKTMGLRPTYIAMLRGKA
- a CDS encoding YhbY family RNA-binding protein encodes the protein MPKLDITSQERSALRAAAHPLRPVVLIGDRGLSESVLKEIDLNLNAHQLIKVRIAGEEREARNAMQETICETLSCALVHHLGKTLIIYRPDAAAQRAKAEEQNATRAVRKPSEPHTPKKLAAEGVTRTRRTEKAKRAAQKADKPETAAPRARRGAASAERADHGIPRRSGSALSLRAGARRNLRPGKR
- a CDS encoding RlmE family RNA methyltransferase, with product MAKKKFSKEWIQQHINDPYVKMAQQKGYRARAAFKLSEILDTEKLMRPGDIVVDLGSAPGSWSQVARERLVGPGGVIKGRVVALDMLPMEPIAGVEFIQGDFREDAVLEQLKDLLGDAQVDLVISDMAPNLSGVGSADSARIQHVCDLALDFACGHLKPEGALIVKAFHGSGFSQIVESFKRHFQKVVERKPKASRDKSSETFLVGRRLKR
- a CDS encoding DUF2892 domain-containing protein, with product MKINVGIIDRTLRIIVGAALIALAAVGTIGWWGWLGIIPLLTGLAGRCPAYRLLGLDTCPLHTRKQ
- a CDS encoding DUF5368 domain-containing protein; this encodes MKDMDLMILLAVFQEMMGPLLWVVLVLIAAGLAAFVALLTAERGLRSRRLVRSQALGLVGGALALVLMAKVSSSGYTNAGGPVDWLLIAFVFGIGLVGTTIVLYTLAGWWTHRA
- a CDS encoding ArsR/SmtB family transcription factor, with translation MASNEKNRQFLREGASKAAALLRAVGNENRLLVLCLLIEQKEMTVGTLLEHVNLSQSALSQHLARMREDGLVTYRREAQALYYRIDNPDAALLIGTLKRIFCP
- the ftsH gene encoding ATP-dependent zinc metalloprotease FtsH, with product MNNSFSKVAIWMVIALVLFTVFKQFDGRATTTETVTYTQFMNDAQAGRISKVDIQGDTLYVTPDAGRPYSLTSPGDLWMVPELVKSGVQVSGKAREEPSFLTSLFISWFPMLLLIGVWIFFMRQMQGGGKGGAFSFGKSRARMLDENTNHITFADVAGCDEAKEDVQELVDFLRDPTKFQRLGGRIPRGVLMVGSPGTGKTLLAKAIAGEAKVPFFSISGSDFVEMFVGVGAARVRDMFENAKKQAPCIIFIDEIDAVGRQRGAGLGGGNDEREQTLNQLLVEMDGFETGQGVLVIAATNRPDVLDPALLRPGRFDRQVVVSLPDIRGREQILKVHMRKVPLATNVDALVLARGTPGFSGADLANLVNEAALFAARRNGRTVDMSDFEKAKDKIIMGAERRSMIMPEEERRNTAYHESGHALVARMLPKTDPVHKVTIIPRGRALGVTMQLPEGDRYSMDKERLLNTIAVLFGGRIAEEVFMNQMTTGASNDFERATAIARDIVTRYGMTDSLGPVVYAENEGEVFLGRSVTKTTHVSEATMQKVDHEIRAIIDEQYSVARKIIEDNRDKMEAMTAALLEWETIDADQIQDIMEGRPPRAPQPPSSNNDASGTTPPTGLTSAGGNAAATPV